One genomic window of Arachis hypogaea cultivar Tifrunner chromosome 8, arahy.Tifrunner.gnm2.J5K5, whole genome shotgun sequence includes the following:
- the LOC112705158 gene encoding uncharacterized protein codes for MSQDHAQLDSKVICHRIYPMVQANATICIKVLQGSVESAYGYKVSYKKVWHAKQKAIAKIYGDREESYDQLEDISTHCTIVDLQTRPNYVGNTLDRHSVIFHQVFWSFPSCVEAFKHCVPLVSVVGIHLYGKYARTLLMGIAQDGNNNILPIAFAIVKRENTDSWFFFLSNLKRHVTTQPRILLISDRHAAIKAALERAGCGWKHNVYYVRHIASNFATSFKSKEAKRHLVNAAYSKTQELAQYYIELISSEDTVTSP; via the exons ATGTCGCAAGATCATGCTCAACTTGATAGCAAAGTCATCTGCCACCGTATATATCCCATGGTACAAGCGAATGCTACTATTTGCATAAAGGTATTGCAAGGTTCCGTCGAGTCAGCATACGGGTACAAGGTTTCTTACAAGAAGGTTTGGCATGCAAAGCAGAAGGCAATTGCCAAAATTTATGGTGATCGGGAGGAGTCATACGACCAGCTCGAAGATATTTCAACGCACT GTACAATTGTTGACCTCCAAACGCGTCCGAACTATGTTGGCAACACGTTGGACCGGCACAGTGTCATATTTCATCAGGTTTTTTGGTCATTTCCGTCCTGTGTTGAAGCCTTCAAGCACTGCGTGCCCCTTGTATCAGTGGTCGGAATACACTTGTATGGCAAATACGCAAGGACCTTGTTGATGGGTATAGCGCAGGATGGGAATAACAACATCCTACCCATTGCTTTTGCAATTGTCAAAAGGGAGAATACTGATTCGTGGTTCTTTTTCCTATCGAATCTAAAGAGACATGTAACGACTCAACCAAGGATACTACTTATCTCTGATCGGCATGCAGCAATAAAGGCTGCTTTAGAGCGGGCTGGGTGTGGATGGAAACACAATGTGTACTATGTGAGACATATTGCCTCTAACTTTGCAACAAGTTTCAAGAGCAAGGAAGCAAAAAGGCACCTAGTCAACGCGGCGTATTCTAAGACACAAGAGCTGGCACAGTACTACATTGAGTTAATTAGCAGCGAGGATACGGTCACATCTCCATGA